A stretch of DNA from Micromonospora sp. WMMD1155:
CGCCGGACACCCACCGGCCGAGCGGACCCTGCCGGCGGCGCCGGTGTTCCGACCGGCTGCCCCACCCCCGGACCGGGGTGACGCGCCCACCGAGGAGCTCCTCATCTTCGAGCAGGTCAACCACTGGTTCCAGAGCGACGTCGTCGACGGTCACGAGACCCGGGAGTGGTCCAGCCCCGCCGACGACGCCTGGCGCACCGCCGCCCAGGCGCACTCCCCCGACGTCACCACGACCACCACGTCAGGTCTGCCCAAACGGCAGCCACAACGGCATCTCGTGCCCGGCGGCGTGACGGTGCCCCAGCAGCAACAGAGATCCGAGTACCGCGACCCGGCCCAGGTGGCCACGGCGATGGCCGCGTACGCGCGGGGTGTGGCGAACCGACGGCGCACCCCGATCAACCTCGGCAACAAATGACGCGACAGGAGAGCACGTGAGCGACCAACAGGATCTCGGCTGGCTGCTGGACAACTTCGCCGCGCGGGCCAGCGAGGTCAGCCACGCGATCGCCATCTCCAGTGACGGCCTGATGGTGGCCGCCACCCGCGACCTGCCGCCGGACCGGGCCGACCAGTTGGCCGCGACGGGCAGCGGGCTCGTCAGCCTGCTGCGCGGGGCGGCGGCCTTCTTCGACGCGGGCGCGGTGATCTCCAACGTCACGCAGCTCGAGGGCGGATTCATGTTCTCGATGGCGTTCAACGACGGTGCCTCCCTGCTGGTGCTCGCCGCACCCGAGTGCGACGTCGGCAAGGTCTCCTACGAGATGACCGAGCTGGCCAACCGCATCGGCGACGCCCTCACCCCCGCGGCCCGGGCGGCGCTCGCCCGCAGCCGCTGACAATCCGGCGCCCCCACGCCGGAGACCCCTCCCTTCCTCTGGAGAAAGACATGCCTCTCACCAACCCTCGGCGCAGCCGTGCCCTCACCGCCGCACTGCTCGCGGTCGTCCTGACCGCCGGCGCGGCCTGCGGTGACGACGCACCGGGCACGAGTGCCGGCGGCTCGATAAAGATCGGCCTGCTCGCGTCCCTGTCCGGGACGTACCAGGCCGTCGGTACGGAGATCCGCGACGGTTTCCAGCTCTACCTCGAAACCCACGACGGCAAGCTCGGCGGCCGACAGGTCGACCTGGTCGTCGCGGACGAGGGCAACGGCGCCCAGACCGCCGTCCCGGCGGCCACCAAGC
This window harbors:
- a CDS encoding roadblock/LC7 domain-containing protein, producing MSDQQDLGWLLDNFAARASEVSHAIAISSDGLMVAATRDLPPDRADQLAATGSGLVSLLRGAAAFFDAGAVISNVTQLEGGFMFSMAFNDGASLLVLAAPECDVGKVSYEMTELANRIGDALTPAARAALARSR